The following coding sequences lie in one Deltaproteobacteria bacterium genomic window:
- a CDS encoding sigma-70 family RNA polymerase sigma factor, whose product MDPLIESFVGGIAVEQRERWTGDPALGERLRALCEAARARWPELFDAPALLQALATHAREPAELAGMHAAELTLALACARGDAAALRAFELEHGKDIALALTRAGVAPAAVDDSAQLVRARLFVGPSPRIAAYSGRGALANWVRTTAVRVAISSRRGRAPLDRAVASLPSRSGATSEPELSWLRQRYHAQFKQAFDDAVAALDDDDRALLRFKFLDGLTLDELGRLYGTHRATVARRVARVREALLASMRRDLGVAIGAERHRIDSIVELLDSELDLSLSRLFAARPPA is encoded by the coding sequence TTGGATCCGCTGATCGAGAGCTTCGTGGGTGGGATCGCGGTCGAACAGCGCGAACGCTGGACCGGGGACCCTGCGCTCGGCGAGCGGCTGCGTGCATTGTGCGAGGCAGCACGCGCGCGCTGGCCGGAGCTGTTCGACGCGCCGGCGTTGTTGCAGGCGCTCGCGACGCACGCGCGAGAGCCCGCCGAGCTCGCGGGCATGCACGCCGCCGAGCTGACGCTCGCGCTTGCGTGTGCGCGTGGTGATGCGGCGGCGTTGCGGGCGTTCGAGCTCGAGCACGGCAAGGACATCGCGCTCGCACTCACCCGCGCCGGTGTCGCGCCCGCGGCGGTCGACGACAGCGCCCAGCTGGTGCGCGCGCGGCTGTTCGTCGGGCCGAGCCCGAGGATCGCGGCGTACTCGGGCCGCGGCGCGCTCGCAAACTGGGTGCGGACGACGGCTGTGCGTGTCGCGATCTCCAGTCGTCGCGGTCGCGCGCCGTTGGACCGCGCCGTGGCGTCGCTACCGTCGCGGTCGGGGGCGACCTCGGAGCCCGAGCTGTCGTGGCTGCGGCAGCGCTACCACGCGCAGTTCAAGCAGGCCTTCGACGATGCCGTCGCCGCGCTCGACGATGACGACCGCGCGCTGCTGCGCTTCAAGTTCCTCGATGGTCTCACGCTGGACGAGCTCGGCCGACTCTACGGCACCCATCGCGCCACGGTCGCCCGACGCGTCGCCCGCGTGCGCGAGGCGTTGTTGGCGTCGATGCGTCGAGATCTCGGCGTCGCGATCGGAGCCGAACGGCATCGCATCGACAGCATCGTCGAGCTGCTCGACTCCGAGCTCGACCTCAGCCTCTCGCGGCTGTTCGCCGCCCGCCCGCCGGCATGA